The Rhipicephalus sanguineus isolate Rsan-2018 chromosome 10, BIME_Rsan_1.4, whole genome shotgun sequence genome segment cgggaacttcgctgtccttagcctttttcgactggcgccaaaatcctcggcttcataggcgttttcaatggccgtcctgttgcgtatgtaggttgacaacgtgctcggaggtatgccgtgcttcctcgcaatttcgtatttgctcgagttcccttggtcaacctctcgcaaaatctccaccttctccttgacagtcttcgtgcagtagtttccccgcggcatcttgcaacttcgatgcggaataagacggcttgacggcgtgaacgaacaacgtgcttgaggaacaaagtgacgctgccgggtgcggcctaggactgctaggactactccgccgactcctcagcgtccctcgggtcccgcgtatacaagtggcgccaggcgctgagatagcgggagggctacggaaaaaaaaaaaaaattgctccctggatttcggaggccatactttgctcaccctttgctcggaggccacttgaagctcgaaaaaactggtcgtgccacctatcgttcggccgtaaaagctccactagtgtttgacgatgatgacgctcggcggcgcgcgcttcgaattatccgtagaggcggcaatttctgttcgaattaacgaatcgttttacacatggtctcctatgcactgcggaccggactgcggcgaccatttcgaattatccaaaatttcgaattaatgaggtgtgaattaacgagctcTCACTGTGGTAGTGTGGCCATAGAAGTCacgaagaacttttttttttcatttactgtTCGGCTCCCTTTATTGCATATATGTAGTAGAAATTTAACCGTGAAGTATTCAGACAACAAGGGTTCAAGCTCCTCGAAAGCAAAAACCCAATACTATTGCAGACTGCTCATTGTGTGATTCCTGGACTGTCCATTGTAGCATAGCGGAAAAAGACAGGGATAGACAGATGATACAGATAGCAATGTCCACTTGCTTTTAAGTATTTACGGCATGACTAAACCCACATTTTATACTGTGAACAGTGCTTAGCAATCGATACAAACAAAATTTTAATTTCATATTGCTGTGTGCACACCGGTTCACTCTTTGTCATTGGTTGCTTTCACATGTTATGTTGCCCCTCACAcgtaggtcagcaaaaaaattggagctcactcagactcactcacgaaatatactttgctctgagggctcactcggactcagactcgccaatgttttcctcacttggactcagaccaACTAAAGTTTTcttcgaccggactcactcggactcaagctcaccaaaatattactcacctggactcactgagtctgagtgagtcgacttatgagtttgccgacctatgtcctCACACATGCTGTATTAGAAGATTAGTGAGTTTTGCTGCTACATGGACTGTAAGGAGGTCCAGGCTAGTCGAGTACATATGCACTGAAGGTACTGtagctcattcacactggggaatccacAGTCTACAGCGAATGGAATTCCCCTGCCGTCGAAATTCTGCTTGTGTGAACGATGCAGACTTTTGGCTTCATGTCACAGCAACAAAACCTATGTATGCAGATCCAGTACACACGTTTATTTTCATCCTATGCAATGCAGTCTCCTGAAATGTGTATACAGTCGAACacagatatatcgaactcgaagggtatcgcgaattagttcgatatatcaaaAATTCGacataaaaaaaatacaggccctgagaccttaccagtggcggacgatcacctacaatcggcgcattcaagaatgacaactaattccacacacaaaatGCAACAGAATATTTTATTTGCGCGAataaaaatcgcttatcttgtcctgcttcttcgtcttcgaaatgagGTTGGAGatgctggcctcgatcttatcgaggctgtccaggtgtgaCAGCCCGGTTCACTCCATGTCGGCTAAAAAACGGCGAATcgagccgaacgctgccgccacttcagcggcggagatgcgcgtgtagccgccgccttgtccagacgatcttcgtcgccacttgagctgccagcctgggcatcctgggtccctgcgaccgcagctacaatgtcctcgtcagcgaggctcgcaacagcctgagcattgcagtccgcttcctcaaaatcgtacgcagacacttcgggtggaatggcagccgggaagagggacgatAACTCGTGAAATGCGTCGTCTACGCACTTGTCGTCGCTGTCTTCACCGGTTTCTGCAAGTTctgccgtcacgaagcctgccttccggaagcagttggccactggGTCTGTCTTCACGTCTTGTCAGGCGCCCGccaccatttgaatggcaccaagcaggtcaaccttcagcttggtgcccatgcggaggttgaccagcagcctatcaaggagtcgcctcctgtagcccaccttgaaggactcGATGATGCCTTGGTCAAgcggttgcagcttcgctgtcgtgttgaccagcagaaacttcagttcgatgtttttgagctcgcaggggagcacgtacgcaaaagaggaatgcggtggtatgcgacaacttACGGAAGTGAActtcgccaacaaagcgctcacgATCAGTCGCGATGacggcgatggctacccgggcaCCCGGGCTACCTGCAACGGCAGCAGCGATGTATAAAAGGcacgagctgtggttggctgaagAAATACGAAAGGGGcaggctgtggttggctgatcaaaactcaaaaaacagcaacaaaaaaaaaaaaggcgaaaggaggaggccgctggctccttcgttcctgctctccgagccgacggtaacaCAGAAAaggcatgagaaagagagaaaaaaaatttttaaaaagccgTTCCCCAAGTTTGGAGAACGTGCCCAAGAGGAGTACAGTTCGAGCCCTCTTGCCCTCACGTTTTTCTAGCGTTCGGGTGTCGGCTGAGGCGCGGTGCCGTGAAGGTCGCGGGGCTCAGTGAGTGCTGAAGcgcgccttccagctcgcgcggcGTTCAATATATCCGATGGAGGGTAAAAATACCATTTGATATAGCCATGTGAATTTCTATACTCTTACAAAATATTTTCAAGGGGAttatttacgagttcgatatagccgaaaattctatATATGTGGGTtcaatatatccgtgttcgactgtatttaTACCTATATGATTGGCAAGCTATCCCAATATGCAAGCAGAAAGGAAGCCTTGCTTTAAAGTTGAGCCCATCAGTTCTCCCTATTTTTATTACTAGTTCCTGCTTAATGCACAATTGTTATTTCCAGATAAAGGCATAATTGAAAAGGTCACTGTAGTTGTTCCATTGTTTCTGCATTTCAGAAGCCATGGTACCCACTCACGTGCTCTGGTGCTTTTCTCATTCACAGCAGCGGTGCACTTGTTAATTTATAAGCCTAATCTTCCAATTCTCTTGGCTAAACTTGTGCATAAAACTACTGTTCTGGAGGTCCTCATGGAAAGgggcttcagttgatagtcagcattTGTGTTGTCTCATTCCCTTCTCCTGTGTCTATGTTTGCACACCCACCATCCTTCATGATGAATACTTACTAACTAGCTCAACTTCGTCATGCTATACTGGAGGTCTCTGGTAGAACTGATAATAAGAACTGTGTAGCATTGCTGTAGTTGGTGCAGGATAGTCTTACAAAAAATAGTAATCTATGCAATACACCGAACCAACTGAAAGTGGGGTGATCACGATCGTGACAAGACTCTAGAGCACTGAAGGGAAAAATGTTTGTTTCAGGACTGACCAAGATGTCCAGCACCAACTGAGGCGACTCATTGCTGGCGACACTCCACCATCCCTCACTCAGTCATCAGGTCTAGCCGTGGTCCATAAGAGCCTACCCGATCTCTCGCCATCCCGAACGCGTCGCGCCAGCACAGAGCTTCGAGCGGCGGTCGATCTGTACGGTGAGCCATCTCCGGTTTACGGCAGAGACCGCTACTGTCGCAAGCCCCGGCCTTCGTCGGAGACCGTGGTGGGCCGCAGCCTCTCGTTCCGGCCCCTCGACCTACCGAGCCGAAACTGCATTCTCGGAGGAGAGGCGGCCTCTTCTTCTCGGCGGCCCGTGCTACGGTCCAAGTCCGACGTGGCGCACCGTAGCCAACCGGATTTGGGGACGGGAGTACGGGACGCGCAGCGGTCGCTGCCCGACCGCTTCTTCGACACCCTGGGCTTGGACGCGAGCACGTGGCACAGCGTCCTCTCACCGTCGTCGGGGTCGGGCTCGTCACGCTACTTCGACAGCGTCAGTTCTGCGGACTCTATGGGTCGGTCGTGCAGTCTGGCTGGTAGTGACACGTCTTCGGTCGGCGGCGGCTTTGGTGGTGTCGAAGGTGGTGCTGGCCTGCGCAACCGAGACCTGGTCGACCACGGTCCGGCCGAGACGTCCATTGTGGAGAAGAACGCCAGGGTGATCAAGTGGCTGTTCAATTGCCGCAGGGCAACCATTGGCTCCTGACCACCGTCGCCAAAGATTCAAGCTAGCGTTTGTCCAGGGGTAATGCATGCAGTGTCGTATAGTTTTCCTGCAGTGTGGCTTTAAGGAAGTGGTCTTGGGCGCTTGTGACCTAGGGTTTGATAGTGTCCACATGAGGGAGGGGTTGCCCTAGATTAAGTGGTTTTGTTTTGTACAGTTCTTAAAAAGATTGTTCTAGTTTTTATTCTAACATTGTACAAACAGTTTTCACCTTCGCATCTTAAGATAGGGCCCATCATAATATGGATTGTTTGTGCAACAAAGCCTCCGGGACTCAAACAGAAACTAAGTGCTTCTGTTGTAACTTTCTAAAAACCATTATGTAATCGACCTAAACTTAATGTTGATGTGTTCTGTAAAAGCCAGgtagctttctttttgttgttgttgattacTTGAAGCACAAAACAGTGTATTTTCTTATTTTAGTATTACACATGCATACTTAGAGTTTTGCTTGTAACATTAGCAGATAATCACAGCAACATAAGGTGAACATAGGCATTTGTACATTGATCATGGAGACACTTCTGACGCTGATCTCACTACGTCATGCCAAAAATCAGCCCACCGGAGGCATAGTTTCAAtcttgtttcactttaatgtgcGCCAACTTTGCAGTAGCAATTCAGATTGCTTCATTCATGCAAGCCCTTGCATTGTGAGCATTGGCATATGTTCCAGGCAAAAACCGCATAAACACAATCATCGTCACAGCTCATCCATCCACTTTCCAGTCCTGCTTCCTTTCGCTAGGCTCTTCTGCCCCTTAATAAATTAAAATGAGCTTCTGATGTTTCGATGGTAAGCCATTTTGATAATCCTGTAATATGGCAGGTTGCTGGGGAACACCATTCTCAAACGCCGAGACGAGATTTCTCGTTTTATTTGTTGTCGTTTTTTATAACTTGTAGTGTCAGGGGTTGAGGCCTTATGTTAGTGCTTGCACTGGCTCTGGTTTGCAGCTTTGCTTTTTGAAGTGAAGaccatttttctttatttatttctgcgGTGTTAGCATCCCTACGCTCCCATTGGTCCCAGATGTTTCTTCAGAATGTCTTCTGTCATGTGTGTTGGCTCTCTGAAAAGGGTTCCCTaatcaaatgaaacaaaaaatgaaaacacaaAAATCAGTTACAAGATGAGCTTGCTTTAAGTTTTTCTCTATCTCGTGTTCCTCTTCATTATGCAAGTG includes the following:
- the LOC119406901 gene encoding protein FAM110A produces the protein MAASVHACCPTPLQPRERRLSAQAELGAGAHPRPPRPRSHASAEQQTPGEQRRSAVERLEETKAQYVKSERVLDSRQGLRSRRSEGATFEPPLLARSPSAYELVERLRASPPAALLARAPSLKLRRAPSPPMRARALSETQARRLLRPSRTDQDVQHQLRRLIAGDTPPSLTQSSGLAVVHKSLPDLSPSRTRRASTELRAAVDLYGEPSPVYGRDRYCRKPRPSSETVVGRSLSFRPLDLPSRNCILGGEAASSSRRPVLRSKSDVAHRSQPDLGTGVRDAQRSLPDRFFDTLGLDASTWHSVLSPSSGSGSSRYFDSVSSADSMGRSCSLAGSDTSSVGGGFGGVEGGAGLRNRDLVDHGPAETSIVEKNARVIKWLFNCRRATIGS